The following proteins come from a genomic window of Deltaproteobacteria bacterium:
- a CDS encoding class II aldolase/adducin family protein — MKTNNPKTSRAQVKVAEQELAIACKILEWEIGDIWGHVGVRLPDNKGIAVQMFRPADEDKKPWVVHFDYNIRKLAGVGTPPREAVIYTEIFKARPDVKAAVHCHASTCVAMSLADKPVSCVHMQSGRFGTGVPIYPRPIYILDEDEGADLARTLGDAKGMMIKGHGIVTVGTSIDEACFNAVYMERTAKIMTTANSFGFRAVPADFIDTLAGSKEKLLPRGKPMSHSAEWKYYAAKVRKGETWNRGGL, encoded by the coding sequence ATGAAAACCAACAACCCCAAAACCAGCCGCGCTCAAGTCAAAGTCGCCGAACAAGAGCTCGCCATCGCCTGCAAGATTCTCGAATGGGAGATCGGCGACATCTGGGGCCACGTCGGCGTGCGCCTCCCCGACAACAAAGGCATCGCGGTGCAAATGTTTCGCCCCGCCGATGAAGACAAAAAGCCTTGGGTCGTCCACTTCGACTATAATATCAGGAAGCTTGCCGGGGTCGGTACGCCGCCCCGCGAAGCCGTTATCTACACGGAAATCTTCAAAGCGCGCCCCGACGTCAAGGCCGCGGTGCATTGCCACGCCTCCACCTGCGTTGCCATGAGTCTTGCCGACAAACCGGTTTCCTGTGTGCACATGCAATCGGGACGTTTCGGCACCGGGGTGCCGATCTACCCGCGGCCGATCTATATTCTAGACGAGGACGAGGGCGCCGATCTGGCGCGCACCTTGGGCGATGCCAAGGGCATGATGATCAAAGGCCACGGCATCGTCACCGTTGGGACATCGATCGACGAAGCCTGCTTCAACGCGGTCTACATGGAGCGTACGGCGAAAATCATGACCACCGCCAACTCCTTCGGCTTCCGCGCGGTTCCGGCGGATTTCATCGACACTTTGGCCGGCAGCAAAGAGAAACTTCTCCCCCGTGGCAAGCCCATGTCCCATTCGGCGGAGTGGAAATACTACGCCGCCAAAGTCAGGAAGGGAGAGACCTGGAATCGCGGCGGATTATGA